A genomic stretch from Rhodomicrobium vannielii ATCC 17100 includes:
- the rpsR gene encoding 30S ribosomal protein S18, with protein MSMQGTSGGARRPFYRRRKTCPFSGENAPVIDYKDVRLLQRFVSERGKIVPSRITAVSAKKQRELAKAIKRARFLGLLPYVLR; from the coding sequence ATGAGCATGCAAGGAACGAGCGGCGGCGCGCGTCGCCCCTTTTACCGCCGTCGCAAGACCTGCCCCTTCTCGGGCGAGAATGCGCCGGTCATCGATTACAAGGACGTGCGGCTTCTTCAGCGCTTCGTTTCGGAGCGTGGCAAGATCGTGCCGAGCCGCATCACCGCGGTGTCCGCGAAGAAGCAGCGCGAGCTGGCCAAGGCCATCAAGCGCGCGCGCTTTCTCGGCCTGCTCCCCTACGTGCTGAGATAG
- the rplI gene encoding 50S ribosomal protein L9 — protein MQVVLLQRIGRLGQMGDVVKVRPGFARNFLLPQGKALRATKENLVRFEKERAQLEAHNLERKQEAEAVSKKLDGQRVMVIRQAGDSGQLYGSVSTRDISDAVTASGFTVDRGQVLLDHPIKTLGIHDVRVSLHPEVSVRVSVNVARTEEEALRQAKGEDVLHERDEYAADYAAEQAAIAAETLFEGEEAVEE, from the coding sequence ATGCAAGTTGTTCTTCTTCAGCGCATCGGCCGCCTCGGCCAGATGGGCGATGTCGTAAAGGTGCGCCCGGGTTTCGCGCGCAACTTCCTGCTCCCGCAGGGCAAGGCGCTCCGCGCCACGAAAGAAAATCTCGTTCGCTTCGAAAAGGAGCGCGCGCAGCTTGAGGCCCACAACCTCGAACGCAAGCAGGAAGCCGAGGCCGTCTCGAAGAAGCTCGACGGTCAGCGCGTCATGGTGATCCGGCAGGCCGGCGATTCGGGCCAGCTCTACGGTTCGGTGTCGACGCGTGACATTTCCGACGCCGTGACCGCCAGCGGTTTCACCGTGGACCGCGGTCAGGTGCTTCTCGACCATCCGATCAAGACGCTCGGCATCCACGATGTCCGCGTCAGCCTCCACCCGGAGGTGTCGGTGCGGGTTTCCGTCAACGTGGCTCGTACGGAAGAAGAAGCCCTGCGTCAGGCGAAGGGCGAGGACGTGCTGCACGAGCGTGACGAATATGCCGCAGATTACGCTGCCGAGCAGGCGGCCATCGCGGCGGAGACGCTGTTCGAGGGCGAGGAAGCCGTCGAAGAGTAG